One part of the Ziziphus jujuba cultivar Dongzao chromosome 2, ASM3175591v1 genome encodes these proteins:
- the LOC107419123 gene encoding uncharacterized protein LOC107419123 isoform X2, producing the protein MERLPGKKIYKNSAKGMFVLWLLGDMDSLAFVKICYCRRKREANTDVGMHGWETEGVLICFYYGEDSEFMGTKLLECQRYSKRLNEKQIVMQTVHHSAYHEHHYATELELKSVKSLLGLKLIRCAPLCHRVGFPLNIMLMLLPFQAYLLEPRHLTPDQ; encoded by the exons ATGgag AGACTGCCAGGAAAGAAGATATACAAAAATTCAGCAAAAGGAAT GTTTGTCCTTTGGCTTCTGGGGGACATGGATTCTTTGGCATTTGTCAAAATATGTTATTGCAGAAGGAAGCGC GAGGCTAATACTGATGTTGGAATGCATGGTTGGGAGACAGAGGGAGTTTTGATATGTTTCTATTATGGGGAGGACTCTGAATTCATGGGAACAAAATTGTTAGAGTGTCAGAGGTACTCTAAGAGGCTGAACGAGAAACAGATTGTTATGCAG ACTGTTCATCACAGTGCTTACCATGAACACCATTATGCCACAGAGTTGGAATTAAAATCAGTGAAAAGCTTGCTTGGGTTGAAGCTCATTCGTTGTGCACCATTATGCCATAGAGTTGGA TTCCCCCTGAATATTATGCTAATGTTGCTGCCTTTCCAAGCTTATCTTTTGGAGCCGAGACATCTGACACCAGATCAATGA
- the LOC107419123 gene encoding uncharacterized protein LOC107419123 isoform X1 has product MELLFLSLQRLPGKKIYKNSAKGMFVLWLLGDMDSLAFVKICYCRRKREANTDVGMHGWETEGVLICFYYGEDSEFMGTKLLECQRYSKRLNEKQIVMQTVHHSAYHEHHYATELELKSVKSLLGLKLIRCAPLCHRVGFPLNIMLMLLPFQAYLLEPRHLTPDQ; this is encoded by the exons ATGgag TTGTTATTCTTGTCATTACAGAGACTGCCAGGAAAGAAGATATACAAAAATTCAGCAAAAGGAAT GTTTGTCCTTTGGCTTCTGGGGGACATGGATTCTTTGGCATTTGTCAAAATATGTTATTGCAGAAGGAAGCGC GAGGCTAATACTGATGTTGGAATGCATGGTTGGGAGACAGAGGGAGTTTTGATATGTTTCTATTATGGGGAGGACTCTGAATTCATGGGAACAAAATTGTTAGAGTGTCAGAGGTACTCTAAGAGGCTGAACGAGAAACAGATTGTTATGCAG ACTGTTCATCACAGTGCTTACCATGAACACCATTATGCCACAGAGTTGGAATTAAAATCAGTGAAAAGCTTGCTTGGGTTGAAGCTCATTCGTTGTGCACCATTATGCCATAGAGTTGGA TTCCCCCTGAATATTATGCTAATGTTGCTGCCTTTCCAAGCTTATCTTTTGGAGCCGAGACATCTGACACCAGATCAATGA
- the LOC132800500 gene encoding disease resistance protein RGA2-like, which yields MAEPILSGLTEGIIGQLTKAAVKEIALLWGVEDELDQLEDTIKTIKSVLADAEKKQVHSEQIKIWLEKLEDAVYEADDLVDEFSTEALQQQVMTGNIMAKQVRTFFSTNNQLAFRHRMGKKIRDLTKKLDKTAKNRHDFSLDVDVQDIHIMTPTVREEDVVGRDDDKMKIIKLLFEMETEKNIGIIPIVGVGGLGKTTLAQKVFKDAKVNEHFEPIMWVDVPKDFHVESIVKEIIKPGVKDERKMSHLQNDLEDKIKGKRYLLVLDDVWVENRGKWLQLEELLRGGASGSRIIVTARNKMIAQFINGSEGLVHLLGTLDKDVSWSLFEKLAFKQGQEPNDGNLVEIGKEIASKCGGIPLVIRTIATMLFSIKHEEWSSFKEKELLTIHDYQNDVLRTLKLSYDYLPSHLKHCFGYCSLFPKNHVFDVEMLINLWMAQGFIKLSNDHNQCLEDMGYQHFKDLLYRSFFEVVEIDDDSSKVTKCKMHDCMHDLATSVIGTKGLILSPKDEKIDKSTRHVSFCFTLEPLQVQALLVNAEKIRTVFYSGYYGTRTLEKSILKCKFLRTLDLHCSYLEIIPDSIGKLKHLRYLDLSKNKMKALPNSITRLQNLQTLNLSYCEDLQEIPSGITKMFNLRHLHIESDSDTTLHGMPGGLDQLTNLQRLSLLPQGHLWNQWIPLNNESFFLHHISNWKTLDMMDIGDLQHLPDGLKSFTCLQKLSISRCSKLESLSPGLNHLTSLLNLSIERCPKLETSSPALHHLTSLKQIKISRCSKLKSLSPGLNHVTSLLNLSINECPELETLSPALHHLTSLQQLKISRCSKLKSISPCLHHLASLLNLSIEECPKLETLSPGLHHLTSLQQLKISRCSKLESLSPGLKHLTSLLNLSIERCPELETLSPALHHLTSLQRLKIGFCDKLDMSNGGSDATIPWQRFQSLSVLRLCGLPKLVALPEGLQQLTTLQEIRIFKCKNLEFLLEYVINLKKLYVVDCPKLKSLPEGIGSLETLEIRKCPILLERCRDDIGDYWPLISHIKHLILSPVGREAEFSCEGVSLLWGESIPMDSESFFYHLSNLKSLKIYGIGDLQHLPDGLKRLTSLETLDIRNCSKLQSLSPGLYHLTSLKRLYIHRCEEVEMPNDDGSDAIMWQHLQSLSELTLRGLPKLVALPQGLQQLTTLQIITIHGCENLEAVLENISNLKSLKKLYIRNCPKLKSLPEGIDCLTSLETLRIRCCPILLERCQEDKGDYWPKISHIKQLELEPIEEEQHKIDPQEESSSSKTRDLFNFAKIFKH from the exons ATGGCAGAACCAATTCTCTCCGGCCTTACAGAAGGAATCATAGGCCAATTGACCAAAGCTGCAGTGAAAGAGATTGCCTTGTTGTGGGGTGTTGAAGATGAGCTTGACCAGCTTGAAGACACCATTAAAACTATCAAAAGTGTACTTGCTGATGCAGAAAAGAAACAAGTGCATAGCGAACAAATCAAAATATGGCTCGAGAAGCTTGAAGATGCTGTCTATGAAGCTGATGACTTGGTGGATGAGTTCTCTACCGAAGCTTTGCAACAACAGGTGATGACTGGGAATATAATGGCCAAGCAGGTACGAACTTTCTTCtcaacaaataaccagttagCTTTTCGACACAGGATGGGTAAAAAAATAAGAGATCTTACAAAGAAATTAGATAAGACTGCAAAAAATCGGCATGACTTCAGCTTAGATGTAGATGTTCAAGACATTCACATAATGACTCCCACTGTTAGGGAAGAAGATGTTGTTGGAAGAGATGATGACAAAATGAAAATCATAAAACTTTTGTTTGAAATGGAAACTGAGAAAAATATAGGTATAATTCCTATAGTTGGTGTTGGAGGCCTAGGAAAAACAACACTAGCGCAAAAAGTTTTCAAAGATGCAAAGGTTAACGAGCATTTTGAGCCCATAATGTGGGTAGATGTACCTAAGGATTTTCACGTGGAGTCAATTGTCAAGGAAATTATTAAACCTGGAGTAAAAGATGAGAGAAAAATGAGTCATTTGCAAAATGACCTTGAAgacaaaataaaaggaaagcGATACCTCCTTGTCCTTGATGATGTATGGGTTGAAAATCGAGGAAAATGGTTGCAGTTGGAAGAATTGTTAAGGGGTGGTGCTAGTGGAAGTAGAATAATAGTAACCGCGCGCAATAAAATGATTGCACAGTTTATTAATGGCTCGGAGGGATTAGTTCATCTTTTAGGGACCTTAGATAAGGATGTGTCATGGTCTTTGTTTGAAAAATTGGCTTTTAAGCAAGGGCAGGAACCAAACGATGGCAACCTTGTGGAAATTGGAAAGGAGATTGCGAGCAAATGTGGAGGAATTCCTTTAGTTATAAGAACAATTGCAACCatgttattttctataaaacatGAAGAGTGGTCATCTTTCAAAGAAAAGGAACTATTAACAATACATGATTATCAAAACGATGTATTACGCACACTTAAGTTGAGTTATGATTATCTCCCATCGCATTTGAAACATTGTTTTGGCTATTGTAGTTTGTTTCCTAAAAATCATGTTTTCGATGTGGAAATGCTAATAAATCTTTGGATGGCTCAAGGATTTATTAAGTTATCAAATGATCATAATCAGTGTTTGGAGGACATGGGTTATCAACATTTTAAAGATTTACTTTATAGATCATTTTTTGAAGTAGTTGAAATTGATGATGATTCTTCGAAGGTAACAAAATGTAAGATGCATGATTGTATGCATGACCTTGCAACATCAGTGATAGGAACGAAAGGTCTCATATTAAGTCCGAAAGatgaaaaaattgataaaagcaCTCGTCATGTATCATTTTGTTTTACTTTGGAGCCACTGCAAGTTCAAGCTTTATTGGTGAATGCAGAAAAGATTCGAACAGTTTTTTACAGTGGATATTATGGAACAAGGACGTTGGAGAAATCAATTCTAAAATGCAAGTTTCTACGCACTTTGGATCTTCATTGTTCATATCTTGAGATAATACCTGATTCAATTGGTAAGCTAAAGCATCTCAGGTATCTTGACCTGTCAAAAAATAAGATGAAGGCATTGCCCAATTCTATTACAAGGTTGCAAAATTTGCAGACACTAAATTTGTCCTATTGTGAGGATCTTCAAGAAATACCAAGTGGCATTACAAAAATGTTCAACCTTCGACATCTTCATATTGAAAGTGATTCTGATACCACTTTACATGGTATGCCAGGTGGGCTAGATCAACTGACTAATCTACAAAGGTTGTCATTACTTCCACAAGGGCATTTATGGAACCAATGGATTCCATTGAATAACGAATCCTTTTTCTTGCATCATATATCCAATTGGAAAACTCTAGATATGATGGATATTGGCGATCTGCAACATTTACCAGATGGGTTGAAAAGCTTCACTTGTCTTCAGAAGCTTAGTATTTCAAGATGTTCAAAGTTGGAATCTTTATCGCCAGGCCTGAACCATCTCACATCACTTCTAAATCTGAGTATCGAAAGGTGTCCAAAGTTAGAAACTTCATCTCCAGCTCTTCACCATCTCACCTCacttaagcaaataaaaatttcaagatGTTCAAAGTTGAAATCTTTATCTCCAGGTCTTAACCATGTCACATCACTTCTAAATCTGAGCATTAACGAATGTCCAGAGTTAGAAACTTTATCTCCAGCTCTTCACCATCTCACTTCACTTCAGCAACTAAAAATTTCAAGATGTTCAAAGTTGAAATCTATATCTCCATGTCTTCACCATCTCGCATCACTTCTAAATCTGAGTATTGAAGAATGTCCGAAGTTAGAAACTTTATCTCCAGGTCTTCACCATCTCACCTCACTTCAGCAACTAAAAATTTCAAGATGTTCAAAGTTGGAATCTTTATCTCCAGGTCTGAAACATCTCACATCACTTCTAAATCTAAGTATCGAAAGGTGTCCAGAGTTAGAAACTTTATCTCCAGCTCTTCACCATCTCACCTCACTTCAACGATTGAAAATTGGGTTTTGCGACAAGTTAGATATGTCAAATGGCGGTAGTGATGCAACAATTCCATGGCAACGCTTTCAGAGCCTTTCTGTTTTGAGGTTGTGTGGCCTTCCAAAACTAGTTGCTCTCCCTGAGGGCCTTCAACAACTTACTACCCTCCAAGAAATTAGAATTTTCAAATGTAAAAACTTGGAGTTTCTTTTGGAATATGTCATCAACctgaaaaaattatatgttgTTGATTGCCCCAAATTGAAGTCGCTGCCTGAAGGGATCGGTTCCCTAGAGACACTGGAGATCAGAAAATGTCCCATCTTGTTGGAAAGATGCCGAGATGATATTGGGGATTATTGGCCTTTGATTTCCCACATCAAACACCTGATTTTGTCTCCAGTTGGACGAGAAG CGGAGTTTTCATGTGAAGGGGTTTCTCTTCTATGGGGAGAATCGATTCCAATGGATAGCGAATCCTTCTTCTACCATTTATCCAATTTGAAATCTTTGAAAATCTATGGTATTGGGGATCTGCAGCATCTACCGGATGGGTTGAAAAGACTCACTTCTCTTGAGACGCTGGATATTCGAAATTGTTCAAAGTTGCAATCTTTATCTCCAGGTCTTTACCATCTCACGTCACTTAAACGATTGTATATTCATCGGTGCGAGGAGGTAGAGATGCCAAATGATGATGGTAGTGATGCAATTATGTGGCAACACCTTCAAAGCCTCTCTGAGTTGACGTTGCGGGGACTTCCAAAACTAGTTGCTCTACCTCAAGGGCTTCAACAACTTACTACTCTCCAAATAATCACTATTCATGGATGTGAAAATTTGGAGGCTGTTCTGGAAAATATCAGCAACCTCAAATCGCTGAAGAAATTATATATTCGGAATTGCCCAAAGTTGAAGTCGCTGCCTGAAGGAATTGATTGCCTCACGTCTTTAGAAACACTGCGAATTAGATGTTGTCCCATTTTATTGGAAAGATGCCAAGAGGATAAGGGCGACTATTGGCCTAAGATTTCCCACATCAAACAGCTGGAGCTGGAGCCGATAGAAG AAGAACAACACAAAATTGATCCGCAAGAGGAATCCAGCTCTTCCAAAACTCGTGATCTCTTCAATTTTGCGAAAATTTTCAAGCATTGA